The genomic stretch CCGCCCGCGCCTACCGGGCCACCGCGTTCCGCGTCATCGTCGACGTCCTGCTCGGCCCGGAGGGCATCGTCATGTCCGAGCTCGACGACGAACTGCCCTTGTGGGAGCAGGCCGAGACGCACGCCACGGTCATCGGCCAGTACGGATGGCTGGAGATCTGCGAGGCGTACGACCCGGCCGAGGCCTGGCAGCTACTCGACCAGGCCCGCCCGTTCGTCGCCCTGATCGAGCGCTGGCCGGTTGCCGATCCACGCGGCGACCAGCTGGCCCTGTTCGAGGAGACCCCCGCCGCGGGTCCGGTCGTTGTGATCCCCTGCTCCGGCGCCAAGCTCGACCACGCGGCCGAGGCCGGGCAGCTCTACACCGGGAAGCTGCACCGGCAGGCCCGCAAGGCCGCCGACGCCGCCACCGCGGCCGGCGGCACGGTCCTGGTCCTCAGTGCCTTGCACGGCTTCCTGCCGTTGTCGCAGGTGATCGAGCCGTACGACCACCAGTGGGGACAGCCCGGAAGCATCACCGAGGACGAGCTGCGGGCCCAGGCCGTGGAGTTCGGTCTGGCGGCCGCCGAGGACGTCGTGCTGCTCACCCCGGGCAAGTACACGGCCCGCGCGGCCGCCGTGTGGCCGCACGCCCGAACCCCGCTCGCGCACCTCGGGATCGGCCGACAACTCGGCCGTCTGGCCGCCCTGCGGGCCCGTCCCGAGCAGTACACGACCGCCGCCTAGCCGACCGCCCCGACACCCCAAGGAGCAGCCCAGATGAGCGAGCAGCAGCCCGCCAGCGCGGACGACGACTTCGACTTCCTGCGGGATGTAGTCGGTGACGACCTGGTGGTCGACGGGGTCGTCTACAACAGCGCCGAGTGGCAGCACGACGGAGAGGGCGGCGTCGAGCGCCGCACGGACGCCGCGACCGAGGGCCTTGACGAGGACGAGCCGGAGGCGACGCACATCCTCTTCTGGCAGCCGTTGTGGGCAGGCGCCGAGTACGGCGCCTGGAGCGTTGTCACGGCCGAGGAGTGGGTGACCGGCTACGACGTCAACACCCCTGCCTTCGAGGCGCCGGCGACCGCCACCGTCGACGAGCTCGACCGGTGGGTCCGCAGCCAGCTCGACGGGCCCGTCACGTTCCTGCGGTCCGGCACGTACGAGGACGACAGCACCAGCGGCCCGGCCCCGATGCACGCCATGCACGCCCCCGACCACAACGACCTGACCGTCAGGGACGAGGCCGGCGACCCGCAGGCCGTATGGCTCGTGACCCGAGCCGAGGACCCCGGCGCCATCCCCTGCCAGGACGAGACCACCGCCCGCGCGTACGCCGAGGCCCGCTACCTCGACGACGCGCACGCCGAGGACGCGGCGGCCGCCGCACTCAGCTGGAACGCTGACGACCTGCTCGACCACGGCCAGGACACTGGCTGGACCATCAGCGAGACCCGGATCATCACCTCCGCTGACCTCCCCAACCTGTAGAAGGAGCACCCCAGATGAGCGAGCAGCAGCCCGAGCCCACCGGCGAGGTCCAGGTCGAGGAGGCGGCGCGGTGCGCCTACCCGGAGTGCCAGGAGCGGCCGGTCCCCAAGGACCCGAACACGCCAGGCACCCCGCCGAAGTACTGCTCGAACCCCGAGCACAACGCCATGTCGGCCTACCGCGCCAAGCGCCGCAAGCCCGCCGGCCCCGCGGCGGCCGCCGCCGTCGAGGTGGACACCGACCGCCCCGTGACCGGCGCGGCCGCCACCGCCGTCCTGGTCCGCGAGTCAGTCCTCGCCGCCGTGAAGGAGTTGGGCAGCACGCTCCCGCGCTACGTCGAGCTCATGGAACAGGTCGCCGACCCGGACGCCGCCGAGGCCCAGGTCGCGGCCGCCGAGACCAAGGCCGAGGCCCGCATCGCCGAAGCGCAGCAGGAACTCATCTCCGAGCGCGGCCGCCGCGACACCGCCGAGAAGAAGGTCCAGGCCGCCAAGGACGAGGCCACCGCCGCCGAGGAAGCCGCCAACCAGGCGATCGACGAACTCGATGCCGCACGGGCCCAGTTCGAGGCGGAGACCGCCCGCATCCGCCAGGAGGCTGCCGACCAGGTCTCGGCCACGCAGGAGGCCGCCGAGGCGGAGATCGCCCGCGTACGTACGGAGGCGGAGACCCAGGTGGCCGACGCCGAGCGCCGTGCCGCCGAGCAGGTCGAGGCCGCAGAGGAAGCCGCGGGCAAGGCCCAGCGGGACGCCCTGGCCCAGGTCGAGGCGATGAAGAAGACCGTCGAGGAGGAGCACGCAGCCGCCCGGACGATCGAGACCGAGTCACTGCAGTTGGTGAAGGCCGCCGAGGCCGAGGTGATCGAGGCCCGGGGCAGGGTCGAGGAGGCCCAGCTGGCAGCCCGCCAGACCGCCGCCGACGCGGCCACCAAGGTCGAGGCCGCCCAGCAGGTCGCGAAGGACCGGAGCGAGGAGATCCAGCGGATGGCGGACGCCGCCACCACCCAGGCCGGTCGCATCACCACGCTGGAGAACGACATGAAGGACCTGTACGCCCAACTCCGCACGGCCGATGGCAAGGTGCACTCCGCCGAGCAGAAGGCCGGCGACCTCAAGCGCGAACTCGAGGAACAGATCCACACCCTGCGGGCCGAGCTGGACGCCACGAAGCGCAACGGGCGAGGTGAGGCCCGATGACCACCACCGAGCCCAGGCCCGAGCAGACCGGGACCCAGGCCCAGATAGACACCGCCATCGCGACGTTACGCGGCGAGCTCGGACGCAGCGACAGCAAGGCATCGCTGCTACTGGCCCTGACCGGCGCCTCCCTCGCGGGTCTCGTGTCCGTCGCCGCCGGGGCCGACCTCCCCGCGGCCGCCGTGGCGACCGGCTCGATCGGAGCCGCCGCCCTGCTCGCCGCGACCGTGATCCTGCTGCTCGCGGTCCGGCCGAACCTGTCCGGCCCCGGATGGCCCCGCTGGCCCGAGACGCCCGACGAGCAGCTCCGCACCCAGCTTGCCGCCGGCACCCAGCTTGCCGAGGCGAAGGTCCTGTCGGCCATCGGCGCACG from Streptomyces sp. NBC_01304 encodes the following:
- a CDS encoding DUF6884 domain-containing protein, translating into MRLKDEGRHIPRGDGSLMRRPRLDDGWGPERAARYARRRRSYVAASRLQLDARGGAEVRLDFPRAAAGKGAARAEAARRIARAYGVQACGVHREELALAARGDAEDVARFVDGLPRVLDHAEQLASWVARMYGSCARRPRNSHHFDALGESGRRAAARAYRATAFRVIVDVLLGPEGIVMSELDDELPLWEQAETHATVIGQYGWLEICEAYDPAEAWQLLDQARPFVALIERWPVADPRGDQLALFEETPAAGPVVVIPCSGAKLDHAAEAGQLYTGKLHRQARKAADAATAAGGTVLVLSALHGFLPLSQVIEPYDHQWGQPGSITEDELRAQAVEFGLAAAEDVVLLTPGKYTARAAAVWPHARTPLAHLGIGRQLGRLAALRARPEQYTTAA
- a CDS encoding Pycsar system effector family protein — translated: MTTTEPRPEQTGTQAQIDTAIATLRGELGRSDSKASLLLALTGASLAGLVSVAAGADLPAAAVATGSIGAAALLAATVILLLAVRPNLSGPGWPRWPETPDEQLRTQLAAGTQLAEAKVLSAIGARKFRRIRWAVDCILSGLGFLALAAALSVAL